One window from the genome of Methylothermaceae bacteria B42 encodes:
- a CDS encoding electron transfer flavoprotein-ubiquinone oxidoreductase produces MAERDVLNFDVAIVGAGPAGLAAACRLGQLARESGREMSICVLEKGAEVGAHSLSGALLDPIALIELFPDWDKRDPPPMTQVSQEEVHFFAGESKGLKIPAWMVPKPLHNQGCYVISLGRLCQWLAQQAESLGVEIFPGFAATEVHYDAAGKVAGVITGDVGLDREGNPKDNFQPGVLIEAKYTLFAEGCRGHLGKELVERFKLGWGNDGKSGSKNEDERSQCDPPHYGLGFKELWRIDPAKFHPGKILHTWGWPLDAHTEGGGFLYHWHDNLVSVGFVVGLGYENPYLNPYQEFQRWKTHPRIRSLLEGAERLGYGARALNKGGWQSIPRTVFPGGLLIGCEAGFLDNARLKGIHTAMQTGTLAGETVAGALAANRQNDEVSEFETRWRNSWVADTLYRTRNFGPALNRWGAYLGGMYSWVEQNILAGKVPWTLHNKIPDHARLKPAAESEKKTYPSADGKVSFDILSSVYLSNTNHREDQPCHLKLKDPAIPVEKCLPLYDEPAQRYCPANVYEIVQEPKGPRFQINFQNCVHCKACDIKDPFQNIIWTPPEGGDGPRYVNL; encoded by the coding sequence ATGGCTGAACGAGATGTGTTGAATTTTGATGTGGCCATCGTCGGTGCCGGGCCCGCCGGATTGGCGGCAGCCTGCCGGCTGGGGCAGTTGGCCCGGGAGTCTGGCCGGGAGATGAGCATCTGTGTCCTGGAAAAAGGGGCGGAGGTGGGGGCTCACAGCCTGTCAGGCGCGTTACTGGACCCAATCGCGTTGATTGAATTGTTCCCGGATTGGGACAAACGCGATCCTCCGCCCATGACGCAGGTATCCCAAGAAGAAGTGCATTTTTTCGCCGGTGAATCCAAGGGGCTGAAAATTCCCGCCTGGATGGTGCCCAAGCCGCTGCACAATCAAGGATGCTATGTCATCAGTTTGGGACGCTTGTGCCAATGGTTGGCCCAGCAAGCAGAGAGTTTGGGGGTGGAAATTTTCCCTGGGTTCGCCGCCACTGAAGTTCATTACGATGCTGCCGGTAAGGTGGCGGGGGTGATTACCGGCGATGTGGGTTTGGACCGGGAGGGTAATCCCAAGGACAACTTTCAGCCGGGGGTATTGATAGAGGCAAAATACACCTTATTTGCCGAAGGCTGCCGGGGACACTTGGGAAAAGAATTGGTAGAGCGATTCAAATTGGGTTGGGGCAATGATGGCAAGTCCGGTAGTAAAAACGAGGATGAACGATCTCAATGTGACCCGCCTCACTATGGCTTGGGATTCAAAGAACTTTGGCGTATTGATCCGGCTAAATTCCATCCCGGAAAAATCCTCCATACCTGGGGCTGGCCGCTGGACGCCCATACCGAAGGGGGTGGATTTCTCTATCACTGGCACGATAATTTGGTTTCTGTTGGATTCGTGGTCGGCTTGGGCTACGAAAATCCTTACTTGAATCCCTACCAGGAATTTCAACGCTGGAAAACCCATCCCCGGATTCGCAGTCTTCTGGAAGGGGCGGAGCGATTGGGTTACGGCGCCCGTGCTCTAAACAAAGGAGGTTGGCAATCGATTCCCAGAACGGTTTTCCCGGGCGGATTGTTGATTGGCTGCGAGGCGGGTTTTCTCGATAATGCCCGTCTGAAAGGTATCCACACGGCCATGCAAACCGGCACGTTGGCGGGGGAAACGGTAGCTGGCGCTTTGGCCGCCAACCGTCAAAATGACGAGGTGAGCGAATTTGAAACCCGCTGGCGGAACTCGTGGGTGGCCGATACCCTCTACAGAACCCGTAATTTCGGCCCCGCTTTGAACCGCTGGGGTGCCTACTTGGGAGGGATGTATAGTTGGGTGGAGCAAAATATTCTGGCGGGCAAGGTTCCGTGGACGCTCCATAATAAAATCCCCGATCACGCGCGCCTCAAGCCGGCGGCGGAATCGGAAAAAAAGACCTATCCAAGCGCCGACGGCAAGGTGAGTTTTGATATTCTATCGTCGGTGTATTTGTCCAATACCAATCACCGGGAAGATCAGCCATGCCATTTAAAGCTCAAAGATCCCGCCATCCCTGTGGAAAAGTGTCTACCCTTGTATGATGAACCGGCGCAGCGGTATTGCCCGGCAAACGTCTATGAAATTGTCCAGGAGCCGAAAGGGCCCAGATTCCAGATTAATTTTCAAAATTGCGTCCACTGCAAGGCTTGTGATATCAAAGACCCGTTCCAAAATATCATTTGGACCCCACCCGAAGGGGGCGACGGTCCAAGATATGTTAATTTGTAA
- a CDS encoding electron transfer flavoprotein subunit beta: protein MSKVLVIAEHDGEALNPSTARTLACAGAIEAESLDVAVFANGGQAVAEAAARLEGVSKVLLIDHPANQYPLACVLAPQVVSLAQSYSHILAPGTTFGRDCLPRVAALLGAPQITDVMKVHDPVTFDRPIYAGNAVTTVKAPEGKVVATVRPASFKPVAETTQAAPVETINLDVEVPEHTRFEKLHSEKGDRPDLQSARIVISGGRGVGGKEDFERLFQLADHLGAAVGASRAAVDAGIVPNELQVGQTGKIIAPEVYIAFGISGAIQHLAGIKDAGTIVAINTDPDAPIFEVADLGLVADWKEVVEALEKAVEEG, encoded by the coding sequence ATGAGTAAAGTGCTAGTAATTGCCGAGCACGATGGTGAAGCTTTGAATCCTTCCACCGCCCGCACCCTTGCCTGTGCCGGGGCGATAGAGGCGGAATCGTTGGATGTGGCGGTTTTTGCCAATGGCGGGCAAGCCGTTGCCGAGGCTGCGGCCCGTTTGGAAGGGGTGAGCAAGGTATTGTTAATCGACCATCCAGCCAATCAGTATCCTCTGGCCTGTGTGCTGGCACCCCAGGTGGTTTCGTTGGCACAGAGTTATAGCCATATTCTGGCACCGGGCACGACGTTTGGCCGGGATTGCCTGCCGCGGGTGGCCGCATTGCTGGGCGCGCCGCAAATCACCGATGTGATGAAAGTCCACGACCCGGTGACTTTTGACCGTCCTATCTATGCCGGAAATGCGGTGACTACCGTTAAAGCGCCGGAAGGTAAGGTAGTGGCGACTGTTCGGCCTGCCTCGTTCAAGCCGGTGGCAGAGACAACCCAGGCTGCCCCGGTTGAAACGATAAATTTGGATGTCGAGGTGCCCGAGCATACCCGTTTTGAAAAACTGCACAGTGAAAAAGGCGATAGGCCGGATCTGCAATCCGCCCGGATTGTCATTTCCGGTGGGCGCGGCGTCGGGGGCAAAGAGGATTTCGAACGCTTATTTCAGTTGGCCGACCATTTGGGGGCTGCGGTAGGAGCCTCACGGGCGGCGGTGGACGCAGGTATTGTGCCCAACGAACTGCAAGTAGGCCAGACCGGCAAGATCATCGCCCCAGAAGTTTATATCGCTTTTGGAATTTCCGGCGCAATCCAGCACTTGGCGGGTATCAAGGATGCGGGCACAATCGTGGCTATCAATACCGATCCCGACGCGCCGATTTTCGAGGTGGCCGATTTGGGATTGGTGGCGGATTGGAAAGAGGTGGTGGAGGCTTTGGAGAAGGCGGTGGAGGAAGGGTAA
- a CDS encoding ribonuclease D, with protein sequence MTDTTPLFIDTLQALAQLCRQLETSPWLAIDTEFLRESTYYPQFCLLQIANQDIVACIDPLQLEDLEPLWQLLYRPEIIKVFHAGRQDLEIFYHLHGKLPAPVFDTQIAAPLLGFSDQIGYAQLVAEVLGVQLEKGHSRTDWRKRPLSPQQLQYAADDVRYLGPMYLELRQQLEKLHRLSWLEEDFATLTNPATYANPPEDAWRRIKGARKLKGKQLAILKQLASWRERTAVEHNLPRGWVLKDDLLCQIARLRPKTPQALAQLRGIGDKIIKRHGETICRLIAETTASSTKEAPYQPPTRTPEQEALLDLLSAVVRLQAAEHHINPTVLASRRDLEKFLDAPDDSKLCQGWRQQLIGRDLQDFMAGKKRLQIEQGRVYLEAS encoded by the coding sequence ATGACCGACACTACCCCTTTATTTATCGATACCCTCCAGGCATTAGCGCAATTATGCCGGCAATTGGAAACCAGTCCCTGGCTGGCCATCGACACGGAATTCCTGCGCGAATCGACCTATTACCCACAATTTTGTCTGCTTCAAATCGCCAATCAAGACATCGTCGCCTGCATCGATCCCCTGCAACTGGAAGACCTTGAACCCCTGTGGCAGTTACTGTACCGCCCGGAGATCATCAAGGTTTTCCATGCCGGAAGGCAGGATTTGGAGATTTTTTATCACCTTCATGGAAAACTCCCGGCACCTGTTTTCGATACCCAGATAGCCGCGCCATTGCTGGGGTTTTCCGACCAAATTGGTTATGCCCAATTGGTGGCTGAAGTGCTCGGCGTCCAATTAGAGAAAGGCCACAGCAGAACTGACTGGCGCAAGCGCCCTCTCAGTCCCCAACAACTTCAGTACGCGGCGGATGATGTGCGTTATTTGGGGCCCATGTATCTTGAACTCCGGCAACAACTGGAAAAACTGCATCGCCTGTCCTGGTTGGAAGAAGACTTTGCCACGTTGACCAATCCAGCCACCTATGCCAACCCGCCTGAGGACGCCTGGCGCCGCATCAAGGGCGCGCGCAAGCTCAAGGGCAAGCAACTGGCCATTCTTAAGCAATTAGCCTCCTGGCGCGAACGTACCGCGGTGGAACACAATCTCCCCCGGGGTTGGGTATTGAAGGATGACCTGCTCTGTCAAATCGCCCGTTTAAGACCGAAAACCCCGCAAGCTCTTGCCCAACTGCGCGGTATTGGTGACAAAATCATTAAACGCCACGGGGAAACCATTTGCCGTCTGATTGCTGAAACCACCGCCAGCAGCACCAAGGAAGCCCCCTATCAACCGCCTACGCGAACACCGGAGCAGGAAGCCCTGCTCGACCTGCTCAGCGCCGTGGTACGGCTGCAAGCGGCGGAACATCACATCAACCCCACGGTTCTGGCCAGCCGCAGGGATTTGGAAAAGTTCCTGGACGCGCCGGACGATTCCAAACTTTGTCAAGGTTGGCGCCAACAACTGATTGGCCGGGATTTGCAGGATTTTATGGCTGGAAAAAAACGGCTGCAAATTGAGCAGGGACGGGTTTACCTGGAGGCAAGTTGA
- a CDS encoding response regulator GlrR (with GlrK is part of a two-component signal transduction system regulating glmY), whose protein sequence is MQDSQKRVLVVDDDTSFLRLLTMRLTAAGLEVKPVTSGEEALAQLQFYRPHVVVTDLMMDGMDGMALFDAVHQRCPTLPIIILTAHGTINDAVDATKKGVFGFLTKPVDNKELVKQVSQAMEIYCGADMASNLDEETDNWRSRIVTQSPLLEDLLNQVSKVSQTRASVCIHGESGTGKELLAQAIHEASPRSDKPFVAVNCSAIPEHLFESELFGHKKGAFTGATRDHEGLFRAADGGTLFLDEVGDMPKSFQVKLLRAIQEMTIRPVGATESIPVDVRIVSATHVDLNKAMLEGDFREDLYYRLNVVTLKVPALRDRPEDIPLLAAYFIKQLAAPYGDQVKGFSPEALEYLVRYEWPGNVRQLNNVVEQCVALSSTPLIPLTLVQKAISGEAGGDTLPPLREAKRHFEREYLVRLLQITKGNVTQAAQLAKRNRTEFYRLLNRHQLEPADFKNAAKNQEN, encoded by the coding sequence ATGCAGGATTCCCAAAAACGCGTTTTAGTCGTTGATGACGACACCAGTTTTCTACGTTTGTTGACCATGCGCCTGACTGCGGCCGGGCTGGAGGTCAAGCCCGTTACCAGTGGCGAGGAGGCGCTGGCGCAATTGCAGTTTTACAGGCCCCACGTGGTGGTGACGGATTTGATGATGGATGGCATGGATGGCATGGCCCTTTTCGATGCGGTCCATCAACGTTGCCCTACCCTGCCTATCATTATTCTAACCGCCCACGGTACGATCAATGACGCGGTTGATGCCACCAAAAAAGGCGTGTTTGGTTTTCTTACCAAGCCAGTGGATAACAAGGAATTGGTAAAGCAAGTCTCCCAGGCCATGGAGATTTATTGTGGCGCTGATATGGCCTCTAACCTGGATGAGGAAACTGACAATTGGCGCAGCCGCATCGTCACCCAAAGCCCGTTACTCGAAGATTTGCTCAACCAGGTTTCCAAGGTTTCCCAGACCCGCGCCAGCGTTTGTATTCACGGGGAAAGCGGGACCGGCAAGGAATTATTGGCACAGGCGATTCACGAGGCAAGCCCCCGGTCGGATAAGCCATTTGTGGCGGTCAACTGTAGCGCCATCCCGGAGCATTTGTTCGAATCGGAATTATTCGGCCACAAGAAGGGGGCATTTACCGGTGCTACCCGGGATCACGAAGGCCTGTTCCGGGCTGCGGACGGTGGGACGTTGTTTCTGGATGAAGTGGGCGACATGCCAAAATCCTTCCAGGTAAAACTGCTGCGCGCCATCCAGGAAATGACAATCCGTCCGGTGGGGGCGACGGAATCGATTCCAGTGGATGTGCGTATCGTTTCCGCTACCCATGTGGATTTGAACAAGGCAATGCTGGAGGGAGACTTTCGCGAAGACCTCTATTACCGGTTGAACGTCGTTACCCTGAAGGTACCCGCGCTTCGGGATCGGCCGGAAGATATTCCCCTACTGGCGGCATATTTTATAAAACAATTGGCGGCCCCTTACGGGGATCAAGTGAAAGGATTCTCCCCGGAAGCGCTCGAATATCTGGTACGCTACGAATGGCCTGGCAATGTCAGGCAGCTCAACAATGTCGTTGAGCAATGCGTGGCTTTGTCCAGCACCCCCTTGATTCCTTTGACTTTGGTGCAAAAGGCCATTAGCGGGGAAGCGGGCGGTGACACCTTGCCGCCTCTGCGGGAAGCCAAGCGCCACTTCGAACGGGAATATCTGGTCAGGTTATTGCAGATAACCAAAGGCAACGTCACCCAAGCCGCGCAACTGGCCAAACGCAACCGCACGGAATTTTACCGGCTGCTCAACCGCCATCAATTAGAGCCGGCGGATTTCAAAAACGCGGCCAAAAACCAAGAAAATTGA
- a CDS encoding elongation factor P yields MATYSTNEFKSGLKVILDGDPCVILENEFVKPGKGQAFNRVKFRNLKTGKVLEKTFKSGESIEAADVMEVEMQYLYNDGEFWYFMDPNTFEQVSADEKAVGEAKKWLKEQDMCVVTLWNGTPISVTPPNFVELEIVETDPGVRGDTSGGGGKPAKLETGAVVRVPLFVQQGEVIKVDTRSGEYVSRVGK; encoded by the coding sequence ATGGCTACCTATAGTACCAATGAGTTCAAAAGCGGGCTGAAAGTGATTTTGGATGGGGACCCTTGCGTTATTCTGGAAAACGAGTTTGTCAAGCCGGGCAAGGGGCAAGCCTTCAACCGGGTCAAGTTCCGTAATCTCAAGACCGGCAAAGTCTTGGAAAAAACTTTCAAATCGGGGGAGTCCATCGAAGCCGCCGATGTCATGGAAGTGGAGATGCAATATCTTTATAACGACGGTGAATTTTGGTACTTCATGGATCCAAATACTTTCGAGCAGGTCTCCGCGGATGAAAAAGCCGTGGGAGAGGCCAAAAAATGGCTGAAAGAGCAGGATATGTGTGTGGTTACCCTCTGGAATGGGACGCCGATTTCTGTCACCCCCCCAAATTTCGTGGAACTGGAAATTGTCGAAACGGACCCCGGTGTTCGCGGTGATACTTCCGGCGGCGGCGGCAAGCCTGCCAAATTGGAAACCGGCGCAGTGGTGCGGGTGCCTTTATTTGTCCAGCAAGGTGAAGTGATTAAGGTCGATACCCGCTCCGGAGAATATGTTTCCCGGGTCGGAAAATAA
- a CDS encoding EF-P beta-lysylation protein EpmB → MMNIIPQATPKLAWQQSLSQAFTRPQQLLSYLDLPLELASKDASRDFPFRVTRSYAARMLPKDPDDPLLRQVLPLDEEMRPMPGFSTDPVGDLQAQVTPGLLHKYQGRVLLLVTGACAIHCRYCFRRHFSYGDSQLTSNRQTRALAYIAADTTIQEVILSGGDPLILTDDKLRVLISKLAGITHVRRFRIHTRLPVVLPNRVDDSLLATLTSTRVQPVIVIHANHANEINDEVSHAIALLKQRGITVFNQSVLLRGVNDTVQDQMDLQENLFAAGALPYYLHLLDPTVGTAHFNVPESTALAIYDQMRRQLPGYLVPKLVREQPKKPYKTLIK, encoded by the coding sequence ATGATGAACATTATACCTCAAGCCACCCCCAAACTTGCCTGGCAGCAATCCCTGTCCCAGGCATTCACCCGCCCCCAGCAATTGCTCTCCTATTTGGATTTGCCCCTGGAGCTAGCTTCCAAGGATGCTTCGAGGGATTTTCCATTTCGTGTCACCCGAAGTTACGCTGCCCGAATGCTGCCGAAGGACCCTGATGATCCTTTACTGAGACAAGTCCTGCCTCTGGACGAAGAGATGCGGCCCATGCCGGGATTTAGTACAGACCCGGTAGGTGATCTTCAGGCACAAGTCACTCCAGGCCTGCTCCACAAATACCAAGGACGGGTGCTATTGCTCGTTACCGGCGCCTGTGCAATCCATTGCCGCTACTGTTTTCGCCGCCATTTCAGCTACGGAGACAGCCAATTGACCAGCAACCGGCAAACCCGAGCATTGGCCTATATTGCCGCTGACACTACTATTCAGGAGGTGATTTTAAGTGGCGGGGATCCGCTCATATTAACGGACGACAAGCTTCGAGTCCTCATTAGCAAACTTGCCGGGATTACCCATGTGCGGCGGTTTCGTATCCACACCCGCCTTCCCGTTGTCTTGCCCAACCGAGTCGATGACTCACTCTTGGCAACCTTGACCAGTACCAGGGTGCAACCTGTAATCGTTATCCACGCAAACCACGCCAACGAAATCAACGATGAGGTTTCCCATGCCATTGCGCTCTTGAAACAACGAGGCATTACCGTGTTTAATCAAAGCGTTTTGCTTCGGGGTGTCAATGACACCGTTCAGGATCAGATGGATTTACAGGAGAATTTATTTGCGGCAGGCGCCTTGCCTTATTACTTACATCTGTTAGATCCAACCGTGGGCACGGCACACTTTAATGTTCCTGAATCCACTGCATTAGCCATCTATGATCAAATGCGAAGGCAGCTGCCAGGCTACTTAGTGCCGAAGCTGGTCCGCGAACAGCCTAAAAAACCCTATAAAACCCTCATAAAATAA
- a CDS encoding glutamate--cysteine ligase, with amino-acid sequence MQLRLKRLVKQGNYKLLSQGLKGLEKESLRITTEGRIAETPHFPSLGSALTHPYITTDYSEALLEFITPPYANNPQVLTFLTDIHRFVYSQLPNDELLLATSMPCGFQSDEDIPIAQYGESNIGKMKTIYRIGLAYRYGRAMQAIAGIHFNFSISQALWPQLHEAFQTRQPLPDFQSHAYFALIRNVQRYGWLLLYLFGASPAVCRSFLECRGEIPPQFSQLTPNTFYAPYATSLRMSDIGYKNKTQSTLHISLNNLDDYVQSLCHAIETPHPPYEAIGVKVDGQYRQLNANILQIENEYYSSIRPKQITRSGEKPTYALKRRGVRYVEVRALDLNPFEPLGISLTQLYFLELFLWYCLIEASPPMSQQDFVITQKNFLATAYRGRDPQLTLTKENQPTPLKTWAAELLDAMKPLATLMDQAGQTADFEECLALQKEKVINSQLTPSAQMLKEMRTNKESFAGFALRKSKEHAEYFRTSPLPNEKMTWFQKNAQESLEVQRNIEASDNIGFEEFLRRYFAQTCNS; translated from the coding sequence CTGCAATTACGACTCAAACGCTTGGTTAAACAAGGAAATTACAAACTCCTGAGCCAAGGGTTAAAAGGCTTGGAAAAAGAAAGCCTTAGAATAACTACCGAAGGCCGCATTGCTGAAACACCGCATTTCCCCTCCCTGGGATCGGCTCTGACCCATCCTTATATCACCACCGATTATTCCGAAGCCCTGCTGGAATTTATCACGCCACCCTACGCAAATAACCCTCAAGTCCTCACCTTTTTGACAGACATTCACCGCTTTGTTTACAGCCAACTCCCCAACGATGAACTATTACTGGCTACCAGCATGCCCTGCGGTTTCCAGAGTGATGAAGATATCCCCATCGCCCAATATGGCGAATCGAATATCGGCAAAATGAAAACCATCTACCGCATTGGCCTGGCTTATCGGTATGGCCGGGCCATGCAAGCCATTGCCGGGATCCATTTTAATTTCTCGATCAGCCAGGCGCTGTGGCCGCAACTCCATGAAGCTTTCCAAACCAGGCAACCCCTGCCAGACTTCCAGTCCCATGCCTATTTTGCCTTGATTCGTAATGTTCAACGCTATGGCTGGCTCCTTCTTTACTTATTCGGCGCTTCACCGGCTGTCTGCCGGAGTTTTCTTGAATGCAGGGGGGAAATTCCACCGCAATTTTCCCAATTAACCCCCAATACTTTTTATGCCCCCTACGCTACCTCGCTGAGAATGAGTGATATCGGCTACAAAAACAAAACCCAGTCCACGCTGCATATTTCCCTAAACAACCTGGATGACTATGTTCAAAGCCTTTGCCACGCCATAGAAACACCTCACCCACCATATGAGGCAATTGGCGTGAAGGTGGATGGTCAATATCGGCAACTGAATGCCAATATTTTGCAAATCGAAAATGAATATTACAGTTCCATACGCCCCAAACAGATAACCCGTAGTGGCGAAAAACCAACCTATGCTCTCAAAAGGCGCGGCGTTCGCTATGTGGAAGTCAGAGCACTAGACCTCAACCCTTTTGAACCTTTGGGCATCAGTCTCACACAACTGTATTTTTTGGAACTCTTCCTTTGGTATTGCTTGATTGAGGCCAGCCCACCCATGAGCCAACAAGACTTTGTGATTACCCAAAAAAACTTTTTGGCCACCGCATACCGTGGCCGCGATCCTCAACTGACCTTGACCAAGGAAAATCAACCCACGCCTTTGAAAACATGGGCAGCCGAGTTACTTGATGCAATGAAGCCACTGGCTACCCTCATGGATCAAGCAGGACAAACCGCTGATTTCGAGGAATGTTTGGCGCTGCAAAAAGAAAAAGTCATCAATTCCCAACTAACTCCTTCTGCCCAAATGCTCAAAGAAATGCGCACTAACAAGGAATCTTTTGCTGGATTCGCGCTCCGAAAATCCAAAGAGCATGCTGAATACTTCCGCACCAGCCCATTGCCAAACGAGAAAATGACATGGTTTCAAAAAAATGCCCAGGAATCCTTGGAGGTACAACGAAATATTGAGGCTTCCGATAATATTGGATTCGAGGAATTTTTACGGCGCTATTTTGCTCAAACCTGTAACAGCTGA
- a CDS encoding phosphoadenosine phosphosulfate reductase, with protein MSKYDLNHWQQALAGKKPPAILKNALAHFDAIAIAFSGAEDVVLIDMASKIREGLQVFTLDTGRLHSETYEFIEKVRNHYPIALEILSPDTKAVQDLVSQKGLFSFYRDGHQECCGIRKVEPLKRKLKTLDAWITGQRRDQNLDTREALAEVELDTAFAGRSGQLVKFNPLANWTSAQVWDYIEAYQVPYNELHRHGYRSIGCQPCTRPTLPHQHEREGRWWWEDAAKKECGIHRKPE; from the coding sequence ATGTCCAAATACGACTTAAACCATTGGCAACAAGCTCTGGCCGGTAAAAAACCACCCGCGATTCTCAAAAATGCACTGGCGCATTTCGATGCCATTGCCATCGCATTCAGCGGTGCCGAAGACGTGGTTCTCATCGATATGGCCAGCAAGATCAGAGAAGGCCTTCAAGTATTCACTCTGGACACAGGCCGGCTACACTCAGAAACCTATGAGTTCATCGAAAAGGTACGAAATCATTATCCTATTGCATTAGAAATTCTCTCGCCCGATACGAAAGCTGTCCAAGATTTAGTTTCCCAAAAAGGACTGTTCAGTTTCTACCGCGATGGTCATCAAGAATGTTGCGGCATTCGTAAAGTGGAACCACTCAAACGGAAACTGAAGACACTAGATGCCTGGATCACCGGCCAACGCCGCGATCAAAACCTAGACACCCGGGAAGCTTTGGCGGAGGTAGAATTAGACACCGCATTTGCAGGACGCAGTGGCCAATTGGTTAAATTCAATCCCTTGGCAAATTGGACATCCGCACAAGTATGGGATTATATCGAGGCTTATCAAGTCCCCTACAACGAATTACATCGCCATGGGTACCGGAGCATCGGGTGCCAACCCTGCACACGACCTACCCTGCCCCATCAACACGAACGTGAGGGCAGGTGGTGGTGGGAAGATGCCGCCAAAAAGGAATGCGGCATTCATCGCAAGCCCGAATAA
- the cysB gene encoding transcriptional regulator CysB (LysR-type transcriptional regulator; contains helix-turn-helix (HTH) motif; in Escherichia coli this protein regulates cysteine biosynthesis by controlling expression of the cys regulon; autoregulates expression; crystal structure of Klebsiella aerogenes showed tetramer formation), giving the protein MKLQQLRYIWEVAHHDLNVSATAESLFTSQPGISKQIRLLEDELGIPVFARNGKQLTEITPAGKQIIELAGQILDKAESIKRIAEEFRDERKGALSIATTHTQARYALPSVVQKFMASYPEVTLTMHQGTPVQISDLASRGVADIAIATEAMELFENLIMLPCYQWNRCILVPLGHPLIDNQPLTIQDIAAFPLITYVFGFTGRSKLDEAFARENLHPQVALTAVDSDVIKTYVRLGLGVGIVAKMAYDPKTDQDLVALDASHLFGNSITKIGLRRDMFVRGFIFDFIELFAPHLTRSVVEEAIKLRDKKEIDNLFKDLELPCH; this is encoded by the coding sequence ATGAAGCTGCAACAATTACGTTATATATGGGAGGTTGCTCACCATGACCTCAACGTCTCTGCAACGGCAGAAAGTCTGTTTACCTCACAACCCGGCATAAGCAAGCAAATTCGCTTACTCGAGGACGAACTTGGTATCCCTGTCTTCGCCCGCAATGGTAAGCAACTAACCGAGATTACGCCAGCAGGTAAACAAATTATAGAGCTCGCCGGGCAAATTTTAGACAAGGCAGAAAGCATCAAGCGGATTGCAGAAGAATTTCGCGATGAACGCAAAGGCGCTTTATCCATTGCTACCACCCATACCCAAGCGCGCTATGCGTTACCTTCGGTGGTACAAAAATTCATGGCCAGTTACCCTGAGGTTACTCTTACCATGCATCAGGGGACGCCTGTGCAGATTTCTGATTTGGCATCCCGGGGGGTTGCAGATATTGCGATTGCAACTGAAGCAATGGAGTTATTTGAAAACTTGATTATGCTTCCGTGCTACCAATGGAACCGTTGCATACTCGTCCCTTTGGGGCATCCCTTGATTGATAACCAGCCGCTGACAATCCAAGATATTGCAGCGTTTCCATTAATTACCTATGTTTTTGGGTTTACCGGTCGCTCAAAGCTTGATGAGGCTTTCGCCAGGGAAAATTTACATCCTCAAGTCGCGTTGACCGCGGTGGATTCCGATGTTATCAAAACCTATGTGCGATTAGGCTTGGGGGTCGGGATTGTGGCCAAAATGGCGTACGATCCGAAAACCGATCAAGATTTGGTGGCGCTTGATGCCAGCCATTTATTTGGAAATAGCATCACTAAAATAGGTCTTCGCAGGGACATGTTTGTGCGGGGATTTATTTTTGATTTTATTGAGCTTTTCGCGCCCCATTTAACTCGAAGTGTAGTCGAGGAAGCGATCAAATTACGAGACAAGAAAGAGATCGATAATTTGTTTAAAGATCTAGAACTTCCTTGCCATTAG
- a CDS encoding ferredoxin encodes MAFVITENCINCKYTDCVDVCPVDCFHEGPNMLVIDPDECIDCTLCEPECPANAIFSEDEVPKNQQVFIELNAELSKSWPVITEVKDPLPDADDWNGKEGKLELLKKEW; translated from the coding sequence ATGGCATTTGTCATTACTGAAAACTGCATAAACTGTAAATATACCGATTGCGTTGATGTGTGCCCTGTCGATTGCTTCCATGAAGGCCCTAACATGCTGGTCATTGATCCAGACGAATGCATCGACTGCACCCTTTGTGAACCTGAATGTCCCGCCAACGCAATTTTTTCTGAAGACGAAGTACCCAAGAATCAACAGGTATTCATTGAATTAAACGCCGAGCTATCCAAATCGTGGCCCGTGATTACTGAGGTAAAAGATCCATTGCCTGATGCTGACGATTGGAACGGAAAAGAAGGAAAGTTAGAATTACTAAAAAAAGAATGGTAA